One window of the Labilibaculum sp. genome contains the following:
- a CDS encoding SUMF1/EgtB/PvdO family nonheme iron enzyme — protein sequence MNKFLYKNKFLLFILWSFLFALALVTGSKGIDNLSSSDEYCMSCHVHSHSDNEWKISSHHNNKSGVVIHCVDCHLPPKEHIAYWPEKITAGSRDLYSYWCKDTDQINWDEKSTLENAKHHTFNESCIKCHQNLFPLNLSKKGDEAHLYYKNNKADLDCINCHIGVGHGEKELLHENLNFLKSSQTEIKYHQAAEVKYFINFTEKIPGTSIAFEMIAIPAAAKMSKSFFMAKTEVSWNEYQSFLSETESEGRTETNTDIDAISGATPPFGDPSQGWGMGNRPAVTMTWHAANTYCRWLSRKTGKTYRLPTATEWEYATGTNENEEFFFGGKTSDYTAKNIVLNLFQKPSGEINNYVIWKENSNGKTGLPEEVLTNKYGILNLLGNVREFCLDTIKASTKTEHIVKGGSFKSSVHELLWNFKDYTKHDKWMISDPQIPKSIWWYSDCNDVGFRVVCEWPQENQINRIK from the coding sequence ATGAATAAATTCCTGTACAAAAATAAATTCCTTCTATTCATCCTTTGGTCTTTCCTTTTTGCTCTGGCACTTGTCACAGGTAGTAAAGGAATTGATAACCTGAGCTCCTCTGATGAATATTGCATGTCTTGTCATGTGCATTCTCATTCAGATAATGAGTGGAAAATATCATCTCACCACAACAATAAAAGTGGAGTTGTTATTCACTGTGTTGATTGCCATCTGCCCCCAAAAGAACATATCGCATATTGGCCCGAAAAAATAACAGCAGGCTCAAGAGATCTTTACTCCTATTGGTGTAAGGATACCGATCAAATCAACTGGGATGAAAAATCTACTCTGGAAAATGCAAAGCATCATACCTTTAATGAATCCTGCATCAAATGTCACCAAAATTTATTTCCCCTAAACTTATCAAAGAAAGGAGATGAAGCACATCTATATTATAAAAACAATAAAGCTGATTTGGATTGTATCAATTGTCATATAGGTGTTGGACATGGTGAAAAGGAATTACTTCATGAAAATCTCAACTTTTTAAAATCTTCACAAACGGAAATAAAATACCACCAAGCTGCAGAGGTGAAGTATTTTATCAATTTCACCGAAAAAATACCGGGAACATCAATTGCTTTCGAAATGATAGCAATACCTGCCGCGGCCAAAATGAGCAAGTCTTTTTTCATGGCTAAAACAGAAGTATCTTGGAATGAATACCAAAGCTTTCTTAGCGAGACAGAATCAGAAGGTCGTACCGAAACCAATACTGATATTGATGCAATTTCAGGAGCAACCCCACCCTTCGGGGATCCTTCGCAGGGATGGGGAATGGGAAACCGACCCGCAGTTACCATGACTTGGCATGCTGCAAATACCTATTGCAGATGGCTCTCTCGAAAAACAGGAAAAACATATCGTCTGCCAACTGCCACAGAATGGGAATATGCTACCGGAACCAATGAAAATGAAGAATTCTTTTTTGGGGGTAAAACTTCAGATTACACTGCAAAAAATATTGTTCTGAATCTATTTCAAAAACCGAGCGGTGAAATCAATAATTACGTGATTTGGAAAGAAAACAGCAATGGAAAAACAGGCTTGCCGGAAGAGGTTTTAACAAACAAATATGGAATTTTAAATCTGCTTGGCAATGTTCGTGAATTTTGCCTTGATACGATAAAAGCAAGCACAAAAACTGAACATATAGTCAAAGGAGGATCATTTAAAAGCTCAGTTCATGAACTACTTTGGAACTTTAAAGATTATACCAAACATGATAAATGGATGATAAGCGATCCTCAGATTCCGAAAAGCATTTGGTGGTATTCCGATTGCAATGATGTTGGTTTCCGTGTAGTTTGCGAATGGCCGCAGGAAAATCAGATTAACAGAATCAAATAA
- a CDS encoding ATP-binding protein translates to MLRKNSPVAKLILLLLACTTYLFSYADESTNFIHVRAEVGRQQTIATSVVEDSLGYLWLNSHSGILRFDGYDYRQYSHSEIFGKEASAASILSLLKDSHGNIWCVSKKGSISKLMPSEKYAPQYSNISMLAEHQTLESVNISSSRIWLGSNFGTVIGQSLADSTIIRFDIYSSGETITSIVEGKENMIWFSTNKGRIFKGNTSTLKLTELKGPFSNPFNTIILTSDKNGNLWIGTELYGLFVYDLETETYEHFHNKAKTSHFVPTNMIIRIFCDSKGTIWAGTDGGGLYQVNPKTKEIKSYTHSKTNKFSLQSNTVIGLGETNNNDIWIFTNYGNINILPSESSTFGYYSGSLSGSPTRVLSILKCENENLWIGTDGEGITIIDKTGKAIQQFIAKTNTANGLTGNYIQTMVEDQNQNKWIGTYLNGLLHYDTKTNKFSSIKAVNKAGQMATDIRSLFIDNKNRIWVGSNVGISVYSLSGKQMAFYPHNKNGLKGSIAEVFLKDENNQIWMGMVDGGLFLFKEEKTLEDSFFIPFQLVNTKNQTENSISHGASDDHGNLYFVNSYSKLLKFSTKEKKTAPISGFNNEEIHGVIAVIAADSSNLWVSRINGISHLDLASGRSYFYSWKNGTLKDRFLSGSAAKDKDGVLYFGGVGGLNHFDPSRIKKTNMELHLRINQLKIVNRDAEELIPKQLKAGIGQIKTLKLNHKQTSFSFQFSVINDHLDPNYFYAYRLKGFDNNWITTENMRVATYTNIPYGNYTFEVKAGTKRNIWDIQTQTIELKILPPFWLRWWAYLIYTILFAIISFFIIRYSIMWARLKKKLYLKELQNEKNKELYELKMNFFAKMSHEIQTPLTLILSPIENMIERAEGNLLLRQRLQVIKNNANRLSRIAMELMTIRNKELGKLKISVSENNIIKDINKTALSFTEQARFKQIDFSVEGIEKEEILLWYDQQKLEHVIYNLLANAFKFTPREGKIVIHLNKNIEEKKVEIKITDTGIGIPNNELTNIFNLFYQSKDGKAIGGTGIGLALSQELILLHKGEITVESELHKGTTFTISIPFGNQHFRQDEFAYHESNKEEINETPILPLNLNEELSELIPDENKKNILIVEDNYEMLLFLQDSFKIFYNVRVAQNGQEALNCLSDYKADIILSDVMMPIMDGITLCKNLKEKKCTRHIPIILLTTKNTTNSKLEGLKFGAIEYINKPFNVKELLLKVNNILDAQKRVIEQYRAEILTDCKELEIESPDEKFIESVLLEIENNFEDPEFRLEELATSLNMSYSNIYRRFLSLTGKTLVDFVRTFRLRKAVVILINYNLTIQEIAFKVGFNDPKYFSKCFKKEYKKTPKQYKLEHKTMSCSNNLSPDIIS, encoded by the coding sequence AAAAATTCACCTGTAGCTAAACTGATTCTACTATTATTGGCTTGTACTACTTATCTCTTTTCATACGCAGATGAATCTACCAACTTTATCCATGTAAGAGCAGAAGTTGGTAGACAGCAAACCATTGCCACAAGCGTAGTTGAAGATTCACTTGGCTATCTGTGGCTCAACTCTCATTCTGGTATTCTGCGCTTTGATGGTTATGATTACCGTCAATATTCCCACAGCGAAATATTTGGTAAGGAAGCATCTGCAGCCTCAATTCTTAGCTTATTAAAAGATTCACATGGAAACATTTGGTGCGTATCAAAAAAAGGCTCAATATCCAAACTGATGCCATCTGAAAAATATGCACCGCAATATTCCAACATCAGCATGTTAGCGGAGCATCAAACACTGGAATCTGTAAATATTAGTTCGTCGAGAATTTGGTTAGGCAGCAATTTCGGAACAGTGATCGGTCAGTCTCTTGCCGATTCAACAATCATCAGATTTGACATATACTCATCCGGCGAAACCATTACATCCATTGTTGAAGGAAAAGAGAATATGATATGGTTCAGCACCAACAAAGGGCGAATCTTTAAGGGAAATACATCGACCCTGAAACTTACCGAACTAAAAGGACCTTTCAGTAATCCCTTTAATACAATCATATTAACCAGCGATAAAAATGGAAATCTTTGGATTGGTACAGAACTGTACGGATTATTTGTCTATGATTTAGAAACAGAAACCTACGAACATTTTCACAACAAAGCCAAAACTTCTCATTTCGTCCCAACCAATATGATCATTCGCATCTTTTGCGACAGCAAAGGAACCATTTGGGCAGGTACGGATGGTGGCGGACTTTATCAGGTGAATCCGAAAACAAAAGAGATAAAAAGCTATACTCATTCTAAAACCAATAAATTTTCATTACAAAGCAATACAGTTATAGGATTAGGAGAAACTAACAATAATGATATCTGGATATTCACAAATTATGGCAATATCAATATATTACCCAGTGAATCATCAACTTTTGGATACTATAGTGGCAGCCTTTCCGGTTCTCCAACAAGAGTTCTATCCATATTAAAATGCGAAAATGAAAATCTTTGGATTGGTACCGATGGGGAAGGAATCACCATAATTGATAAAACGGGAAAAGCAATTCAGCAATTCATTGCAAAAACCAACACAGCCAATGGACTGACAGGGAATTACATTCAAACCATGGTTGAGGATCAAAACCAAAACAAATGGATTGGAACTTACCTTAACGGATTACTCCATTACGATACAAAAACAAATAAATTCTCATCGATAAAAGCAGTAAATAAGGCCGGACAGATGGCTACTGATATCAGGTCTTTATTCATCGACAATAAAAATAGAATTTGGGTTGGCAGCAATGTCGGAATCTCAGTTTACTCGCTATCAGGCAAACAAATGGCCTTTTATCCGCACAATAAAAACGGCCTTAAAGGGAGTATCGCAGAAGTCTTTTTAAAGGATGAAAACAATCAGATCTGGATGGGTATGGTTGACGGTGGATTGTTCTTATTTAAAGAAGAAAAAACACTGGAAGATTCCTTTTTCATCCCATTTCAATTAGTAAACACTAAAAATCAGACTGAGAATAGTATAAGCCATGGAGCTTCAGATGATCACGGAAATCTCTATTTTGTAAATTCTTATTCCAAACTACTCAAATTCAGCACGAAGGAGAAAAAGACAGCACCAATTAGCGGGTTTAACAATGAAGAAATTCACGGAGTTATCGCTGTGATTGCTGCAGACAGTTCTAATTTATGGGTTTCACGAATCAACGGCATTTCTCATCTGGATCTTGCTTCAGGCCGCAGTTATTTTTATTCGTGGAAAAACGGAACTTTAAAAGATCGCTTTCTTTCAGGAAGTGCTGCCAAAGATAAAGACGGAGTCCTCTATTTTGGTGGTGTGGGAGGATTAAACCATTTTGATCCTTCCCGAATAAAAAAAACAAATATGGAGTTACACCTTCGCATTAATCAGCTTAAAATTGTTAACAGAGATGCAGAAGAATTAATTCCGAAACAACTGAAAGCAGGCATCGGGCAAATCAAAACGTTAAAGCTAAATCATAAACAAACCTCTTTTTCATTTCAATTCTCTGTTATAAACGACCATCTGGATCCAAACTATTTTTACGCCTACCGACTAAAAGGATTCGATAACAATTGGATCACAACCGAAAACATGCGTGTGGCTACCTATACAAATATCCCTTACGGCAATTATACGTTTGAAGTAAAAGCAGGAACAAAAAGAAACATTTGGGATATTCAGACTCAAACAATAGAGCTTAAAATTCTTCCTCCATTCTGGCTAAGATGGTGGGCTTATTTGATTTATACAATTCTGTTTGCAATCATCAGTTTCTTTATAATTCGTTACTCCATTATGTGGGCACGATTAAAGAAAAAACTGTATTTAAAAGAACTTCAAAATGAAAAGAACAAAGAATTGTATGAATTGAAGATGAATTTCTTCGCAAAAATGTCACATGAAATTCAAACGCCGCTAACCTTAATTTTATCACCTATTGAAAATATGATTGAACGTGCAGAGGGGAATCTCTTGCTTCGACAACGCCTGCAGGTTATTAAGAACAATGCCAACCGATTATCGCGGATTGCAATGGAATTAATGACTATACGAAATAAGGAATTGGGGAAATTAAAAATCAGCGTTAGTGAGAATAACATTATTAAAGACATTAATAAAACGGCGCTTTCTTTTACGGAGCAAGCCCGATTCAAGCAAATTGATTTTAGTGTGGAAGGAATTGAAAAAGAAGAAATTCTACTTTGGTACGATCAGCAAAAACTGGAGCATGTAATTTACAATCTTTTGGCCAATGCCTTTAAATTTACTCCCCGGGAAGGAAAAATAGTAATACACCTAAACAAGAATATTGAAGAAAAAAAAGTAGAAATTAAAATAACCGATACCGGCATAGGCATTCCAAACAATGAACTCACAAATATCTTTAATCTGTTTTATCAGTCGAAAGATGGAAAAGCAATTGGCGGAACTGGAATTGGTCTGGCTTTAAGTCAAGAATTAATTCTACTTCACAAAGGGGAGATCACTGTTGAATCCGAACTCCATAAAGGAACAACATTTACCATATCAATCCCGTTTGGCAACCAACATTTCAGACAGGACGAATTTGCGTATCATGAATCCAACAAGGAAGAAATAAATGAAACCCCAATTTTGCCATTAAATCTAAATGAAGAACTAAGTGAATTGATTCCTGATGAAAACAAAAAAAACATCTTGATTGTTGAAGACAATTATGAAATGCTTTTGTTTTTGCAGGATAGCTTTAAGATTTTTTACAATGTAAGAGTTGCTCAGAATGGACAGGAGGCCCTGAATTGCCTCTCTGATTACAAGGCAGATATCATTTTAAGTGATGTGATGATGCCAATTATGGATGGAATCACACTCTGCAAAAATTTAAAAGAGAAAAAGTGCACCCGTCACATTCCAATTATATTACTAACAACAAAAAACACAACAAATTCGAAACTGGAAGGGCTGAAATTTGGTGCGATTGAATATATTAACAAACCATTTAATGTAAAAGAGCTCTTATTAAAAGTAAACAACATTTTAGATGCTCAAAAAAGAGTAATCGAACAATATCGCGCTGAAATACTAACAGATTGCAAAGAACTGGAAATTGAATCACCAGATGAAAAGTTTATTGAATCAGTTCTTCTGGAAATAGAAAATAATTTTGAAGATCCAGAGTTTAGATTGGAAGAACTTGCCACGAGTTTAAACATGAGTTATTCCAATATTTACAGAAGATTCCTTTCTTTAACAGGCAAAACACTAGTCGATTTTGTTCGCACATTCAGATTGCGAAAAGCAGTTGTTATACTAATTAATTACAATTTAACCATTCAGGAAATTGCTTTTAAGGTAGGTTTTAATGATCCTAAATATTTTTCCAAATGCTTCAAGAAAGAGTATAAAAAAACACCAAAACAATACAAACTGGAACATAAAACGATGAGCTGTTCAAATAATTTAAGCCCAGATATAATTTCCTGA